TGCATAATTCAAGTCACCGAACTCATTGTTTGCAGTGTAATTATAGAACAtagagcaaacatttatttatatcagcacATAAAATTCTACTCTTTTTGATAGTTTAGTTGGATTTTGTTGTATGACTACACAACAGAATGTGTATTGATGGATAGGTAGGATGAAGCAAAAATtaatagactttaattttttatgattgctctattttgtttgatttctatATAACTGTAATTCcagttttgtaaaataaatttagaagttGCCTGTATTTTTGCTAAGTTATCAGgtagttttaaaaatctacataatttttgaatatttaattaatGAACTTAATGTGCATTTTTCATTAGTAATGAAATTGAGCATTTTTTGATAGGTTGGTCATAATTATTTCTTAGTCTATGAAATGATTGTAAATTTTGGTCATAATTATTTCTTAGTCTATGAAATGATTGtaaattttgctcttttattatgttgtttatatatatatttttatttgttttatatataagtaaatatagtCCTATGTGTATTTAAATATTCTAGATACTAATGTATTATTGGTTTTATGTGTTGCAACTCTTATATTGTCTTGCTTTTTGTAACACTATGGTACATGTTGATCAATATCATTTAAGATTTTAATATAGTATAGTtgatcaatttttatttctaataattttttttttcccatttgggaATCCTTCCTATATCAAAGATCAgaaacattcttattttcttaaatgtcagAGTTTAACTTCATACTTAAACCCTAATTAATTTGTAAGTAATTTTCTGTAAGGCATGaagtagaaataattttattacttttttattacaGGTATTGAAAGAATGAcaattgttctttatttctttcttcctttcttccccttccttcctttcttttcatctttccttccctccttccctctttttccttctctttctttctttttctttcttcctcattctttcttcctcattctttcttttccttccttcctttctttcttttccttccttcctttctttcttttccttccttccttccttccttccttccttccttccttcctttctttctttctttctttctttctttctttctttctttctttctttctttctttctttctttctttctttctttctttcttctttcctttctccctctcttccttccttccttcttccttccttccttccttccttccttcctttatggctgcacctgtggcatatggaacttccaggttagtggtagaatcagagttacagctgttggcctataccatggttgtagcaacaccagatccaatccctgtctgccacctacaccacagcttgtggcaatgcaatatacttaacccactgagtgaggcctgggatcaaacctgcttcctcatggacactatgtcgggttcttaacctactaagccataaagagaattaaaaaaaaaagaaagttgtttaAATATAATAGATTaggtagttttttctttcttcacttatcATCAAGACTGTCTTGGTTGTGTATCAAATATCAGTGCTCATGGAGGGTAAATTGAATAACTTTTATGCAAAGTAATTTGAAatattaatcaaacttaaaaataaatgatgtctCATATAGCAATTCATCTTATATGCTTGCACATGGAAATGTCATGGGAACAATTTATTTATTGCAGCAGTCTtttgacagcaaaaaaaaagaggaaaaactaaaCTTTCATAAGTAGGAAACTGgatgaaataaattattgatTCGTATGATGAAATACtctgtagttatttttttaaaaaaaacctgtaaacaTAATTAAGATTTGTTAAAATTGTTTCACTATTGTCCCTGAAGATTATTTACATCTATAGAAACCCCAAGGATGTTTTGatctcatattttcatttttcaaattggtTGCTTACATTAGAACCTTCACATGACATCGAACATTTCATGGAAAAGTTTCCAGATGGGAGAGGTaactatgagtttgtttttcaaGCATCATGTTCACAAGGCCATGTTGCCATTTAGCCAAATTTCTCAAACACTGGGAACATATTTTAGGCAGATGGAGAAGGGTTGTCATAGACGGTGCAATGCACATCTGTGGTCCCTAAATGTTATCCACTTAATCTGCCACCCAGGGCCCTTTCTGTCCTCACTAGGACCACTCTGGGTCTTGTCAAGATTTCAAAGAGGTATTTTGACCAGATCCAAAGACCGGCAAGTGGCCTAGCGGTTCCAGGTGGCTAGATCCAAAGCTAGAGACATAGGTTCCAGAATAGCCAACATTCAGGAtgggtgttttgttgttgctgttgttgttgttgtcatcatTCATGAGCCTGTGGTAGGCCTTATGTGACCATTGTGAAGTGGTCATTTCAACAGCCAAGAGGATCAACTGAGGCAGATGGGCTGTAGAATGTGGAATGGGGCCTCTCACCCATTTAGAAAATTACCTTCAGCTTCTTTCTAGTTGTAGGTAACTAAAATTTCTATCCATAGATCTTAAAATAGACAATAAAAGAGGAAGTATATAATGTGTTTTCAGGTGGAGGAAGTAGAACAAAAAGGGGCTTACcttaaagaaatcttaaaattcatactttggaatttttattcccacatttcttttattcttacagTCATAGAGAACCCTGGGAGACAGATCTCTATTAAAATGACGTAATTACTTCTGAGAacaccatttttaaaaggcagcatAGATATCCAGTGGGGGGAGATTTATTTGTCTTTCAGAGgattttggaagagaaaaacaggCTATAGTTTACTGTTCAATAACGGCTGTGTATTTACCTTGTAATTCATCCACCAATTTTCCCACAGTGTTTGGAAGTCTCTGGTTTGATCACATCCGAGGCTGGTATGAGCACAGACATGACTTCAATATTCTGTTCATGATGTATGAGGAGATGAAGAAGGTAGGAGgcatgttttgttcatttttaaaagtttttctgttttgaaactcTTTTATATCTTGGTTAATGAACCAAATCCTCCTAGTTATCTCTGCCTCTCACTACTACTCAGGCTTATTTGGTGTTTTCTAACTTTCCACCCATCCTTTTAATACTGGTCTTCCCCAGAGCTCTTTTCTCATTGTATACAGTAATGTCTTATAAATGCTTTTGACATAAAATCTGtagttaatttatttgttttttgtcttttttagggtcacgtgcacggcatacggaagttcccaggctaggggtcaaatcagagctgcagctgctggcctatgccatggccacagcaatgtgggaccaaccctcttctgtgacccacaccaaagcttgcggcaacgctggatccttaacacactgagtgaggctagggatcaaaccctcatcctcatggatactagttggattctctaccactgagccaagaggaaAATCCAAAAAATACGTAGTTATTAAAACCAAGTCAAATGTAGAGCAGCCATGGCTTAAGAGAGAAAAGGCATTGTGAAGTACTGGGATGAGAAAGAAGCCATTAAGATGGGGCTAACTAGCAGAGGTGAACATGTGCTCTGTGATGCaagttcttcctgtttttttttttaaaagatgttattgAAAGAACTTTGCAGTGATAGTGCATGAAGTTTACACTTTGGCATCCAAGCAAAGCCCTCTTAAAACATTGCATAAACCAAATAAAACACATTTGAAGTTCACTATTTTGAGATTTCTGATTGATATATTGATTCACtaatatgcaattttttttgtctttttagggtcacacgcacggcatatggaagttcctaggctaggggttgaatcggagctgtagccacgggcctatgccagagccacagcaacaccagatccaagctgtgtctgagacctacaccgcagctcatggcaacgcgggatccttaacccactgagtgaagccaagaattgaacccccatcctcatggatactgatcaggtttgttattgctgagctgcaatggaacTCCTACTACTCcataatttattcatccattaTTTTCAAAACTTATTGCAGGCCTTTTATTTGACAGTCTCTAAATCATGAGAAAAAGATGATTGAGCCCTTTTATTCATAGATCTTATTGTCTACCAGAGAGGACAAATACTCCTAAGCaagtatatataattaaaaactgtagtgctcagtggttaacgaatccaactaggaaccatgaggttgtgggtttgatccttggccttgctcagtgggttaacgatccggcgttgccgtgagctgtggtgtaggttgcagacatggctcagatcctgagttgctgtggctctggtgtaggccagtggctacacctccaattagacccctagcctgggaacctccatatgccgtggcagcggccccaaaaatggcaaaaaagaccaaaaaaaaaaaactgtgataaGTGTAATGAAGGAAAATTTCAGGAATGATATCAAAATGTGAAATAAGGGAATCTGATATGGACCAAAGAGAAGGTGGTGTTTCTGGAAAAAGTGACAGGATGTGTACTAATGAGTATGAGTTTAGAAAAGACATGAGGTAAAAGAGAATGTGCAATTTCTCTGCAGCTGTTAAAGTACACACCATTTTTgaagaaccaaaaaaagaagttaaagagCAAGGTGGAAATGGCAAAATAGTAATTCAGGTGTGTGTAGATGCCAGACTGTATATGGTCTATAGACTATATTCAtgacagcaatttttaaaaaacttaaatgcaAGGAAGAGCCCTTTAAGAATTATAAGACAAATGTCAATATGGtagaattaatattcttaaaatataaattctgttGGTGGGTTTGAAAAGTGATGCTGGTGAATATAAACAAACTAGTTAGAGAACAGTGTGCTAATCCAAGGAAAATCAATGGTCTTTGAATTAGAATGGTATGGTTGAGATCAGAGAGAATGCAGAGTTGTAAGACATGTTCATAAAGTCAAATGGAAGGAGAATGTGTAAGAAAATGTGAAAGATAAGTATCAATGATGCTTCGTAGATTTCTGAATCATCTATTTTTGTAGATAATGGAATTGTTCATAAAGATGTGTAGGAAAGGCTGATGAAGGATAAGGCTCAAGGGAGAAGATTCTGAGTTTGAGTTTGACAGGTGGAGTTTAAGGAACCTTAGAAGTATCCAAATGAAGGTATTtgaaaatgagtgaaaaatacaAGTCGAAAGCTCAAAGAAGGTGTGTAGGTGACAGAAACCAAGTAGGTGTGTCAAGAAAGAgctttaacttttttaatttcAAGGGCTGAGAAGTCAAGTAAAAATGAGAgtttaaaatgttcattaaatcTACTGACCTGAAATACAGCCTAAGATACTGTAAATAAAGCAGATTGGAGTGGGTTGGGGAATAAATTGGTGACTCCCAACTATGTATCACCAGCCCAGACACACATATATTGTAACAGCCCTCTATCTACCTACTTGTAAATCCAGGATTTGGACATCAATAATCAGGTCCAAATTAGGATTTATCACCTTTTAAGTAAAGGTGTGCATCTCCCACGTAATACATCTTATCTCAAGTGTCCCAACTGAGAAAGCAGCCTTTGTAATCATCACCTTCCGCACCTGTACATCCTCACTTCATCCAACAATGATCCATGTGAGTCTGGTTTCTGAAACTTTAGTGGCAGCCATAAACTCCTCTCAATACATATTTTCCCCTTTCCTAGTCCAGGTCATTGTCATCTATTGCTCAATTTCTATAACAGCTTTCCTAATTGCTCTACTTACCATCAATCTCAGCTCGTCTCCGTTTATTCTCCATTCTTTATCCAGAGCTatcatttcaaaatgcaaatctgatttcTTCCCTATTTTTACATTCCAGTTGCTCCATAAGAATGTGCTCTCAGGacttcttgttgtggctcagtggttaacgaacctgactagtatccatgaggatgcaggttcaatccctggccttgctcagtgggttaaggatctggtgttgccatgagctgtggtgtaggtcacagatgcagctgggatcctgggttgctggggctgtggcatcggcaggcagttgcagctccaattcaacccctagtctgggaacctccatatgccttgggtgtggccctagaaaggcaaaaaaaaaaaaaaaaaaaaaaaaaaaaaaaagagagagagagaatgtgctCACAATGAAATACCTATAAAAAGtagaatttatgaaaaatttgGACATAGACACAACAGAATAAACTGTGAAAAATCTCTGGATATTTCTCTTGTTTACCATTGACATACTGTTATCAACTCTTTTAACTTGCCTTTCATCAAGTAGCTAattgtttacatatatatttaatatacatttatatatatattttatatgtaatatacattttatatatactaaatattataattatatagtataatatatacaatacagaaaatatatacaatataggaaatatatatattttaaatatgtatatcttattttctttttatggctgcacctccagcatatggaagttctcaggctaggggttgaactggagcttcagctgcaggcctacaccacacagccacagcaaccccgatcctagccacatctgagacctataccatggcttgcacagcaatgctggatccttaacttactgagaaactccagggattgaaactgcatcctcacaaacactatttCAGgtttgaacccactgagccacaatgggaacctctgtttatatatttttaacctaGGGTTTTCACCATTTTTTCAAACCAAGTTTTTAAAGCATATAATGGGGAGAGAATCTTCTTTCAAGTTCCTCTGTTGGGTAAGATAGACCTTAGTCAATTCAAGTTTGTCTGCTTTAAAGATCCTTCTAGAAAAAACTCCCAGTTTTCTCAAGCAATTAAGTATCCACCAATGTTGATGTAGGTTTTGCAAACTTTCCTTTTCTCTAGTTCTATGAGAAATGTCTTGATAATTTGTCCTGAAAATGGCTATGGTTAATGGGTATAATTGCATCAGAAAGTCCCAAAGCTCATGCAGACTATCTAAGATGACTTGGTACATTTCTTATGGATTTGGGGGTGCTCTTCCCAGGAACATAGTGACTGTGAGGAAACATTTTCTACCACCCTATCTTGAGCATTCAGCATATGTATTTGAAATGGAGCCAGAAAGAGCTACACTGTTTAGCTATAGTCTTAGGAGAGACACATTTAAATGATAAAACTCTAACTAAAAGTAAATAagcaattattataaaaataaggaCAGTAGTTATTGGGGGgggtggtctttttgatgattaGGAAAGAGATACCTTTCAAGTACTTCAGTTATTCTGGCATAGTTCATTTTCTTGATGTGTTATTTGGAATTGTGTGTTTACATAATACTAACTCATTAAACTGCGTATTTGTTTTACAcattttctacattattttttattttaaaatgtaaaaaaagttaagattttaATCTTAATAGAAAGGAGAAGCTAAAGAGCTACAGAGTGGTATATCCTGGGGAAAGTCTTTTTTGGTGGGAGGTGAATCTTCCGTTCTGTGATCTTGCCTTTCTGTGTTATAACTGGCAGAAACCCTCAGCAAAGAGATTCTTATACACCTGTAAGCCTGCCTGTAGTCATCTTCGGAGACTGAAGTCACATGTCGCTAATGGAGAGGGGTGCTCATTGTCTTATATGAAGAGTAGTTTACTATTTTGAGAGTTTTCtgcatataaaattatgttaCTTGTGAAcggaaataattttactttttactttccaatttggaggcttttgggttattttttttctttttgagctgcTTTGGCTATGATTTctagtactgtgttgaatagaagtggcaagaatgGGCACCCTTGTCCCTGATCTTCGCAAAATATCTTCCAGTCTTTCACCATTGACTATAATATCAGCAGTGGTATTTTGTGTTACATAAGCCTTTTATATTGAAGTGGCTTACTTCTAATCTTCTGTTTAgtgtttttatcattaaaaggTGTTGAATATTGTCAAATGCTTGCTCTACATCAATTGAGAACAAGAACATcatgctttttcttcattctgtACAGGCAGtattacattaattaattaattatccTATGTCACACCATACTTGCATCCTAAGAGTAAATCCCACTTATCATGGCATATAATCCTTTCAATAATttgctgtatttattttgctAGTAATTTATTGAGGATGTTTGTATTTTAcctttcataaaaaatattggtctttagttttctcttttctagattttttttgcCTTGGTATGAGCATAATGCTCCTTATTAaaagtattccctcctcttcaatcttCTGAAGATATGAGAAGTattgatattaattcttcaaatatttggtaGACATaaccagtgaagccatctagacgtgggattttctttcttgtgtCCATGATATTTAATTACTTGCCTGACTGTTTTCCTCAGAAAGTTTTAGACTCTATTCAATGCAGAtatctatttttctcttgttcttctccAGCACCTGGCACAATTTCTCAAACTATAAGATATActgaatatatgaattttaagaattaatgaAGGAAACAATCAAACAATCTAAAAGAACTGTCAATGAGAGCACTCATTTTCATAGAAGGAAATACATccttataaaattttagaatgaaaaagaaCCTAAGCACTTTTAGTTTTCCAGTTTGATAAAGGTGTTAGACTTGAACTCATGTGCTCTTTATGGGCTCAATAGTTTACCATACTCACAATTCTTTCAGGATCTCCGAAGTTCTGTGCTGAAAATTAGCAGTTTTCTTGAAAAAGAGTTGAGTGAAGAGGATCTGGATGCTGTTGTAAAGCAGGCTGCATTTGAGAACATGAAGCTTGATCTACAAGCAAATTATGATCatattataaaacttaaaatgaagCCAAGAACAAAGGATGGACATTTTCTGCGCTAAGGTGATGCTCAGTGGTTTATAGCAGCAAGAGTGTTGAGAGTTGCCCAGAGTCCTTGGCCCCACAACTAATTAAGGAGTACTTCTAACATGTCTTTGCAAGTGTTGCCATTTGGATTCTAGAGAGAATCAAGATTCTAACTGAAAATGGCCTTCAAACATATCCAaggaggagttaccattgtggcccagtggtaacgaacctggctagtatcaatgtgatgtgggttcaatccccggccttgctcagtgagttaaggatctggcattgccgtgagctgtagtgtcagctggtagctgtagctccaatttgacccctaacccgggaacttccacatgctgcagatgaggccctaagaaaagaaaagaaaaaaatcctgggaaACAGAAGAGTTCTGACTAGAAAAtattagttttcttctttgtactcACATGAtactagttttaaaaatttacaagcAAGTTTTACAAAATTTACAAGAAGGCAAAGATATGCGACTAAGAAACtccaattatttcttttatttctcatagAATATTCTAAAAGTAGCATTAATATGTGTATTGCTTTGAGGAAGGGGGTTTGGATACTGTAATTTTCTCATGGGTCAGATTTCTTCATTGTAAAAAAGTAGATTACTACCTTATTAACCCAATCTGCTATGAATTCAATTATTCAAAACCATGAAACTGTTTTTTAATATGCTCCTATAACATGCCAGGAATTGTTAAGAGTGAATATTTTTCCTTATGATACTCCTTaagttcaaaaattttaatttcatctttaaatgtATATCATTCTGAATGATGATGGGTTGTCtctaatttgttcattttaaattctcACATATTCATCACTTTTCATTATGTGATGGACACTGATTAAGCTTAGTTATGTGGAGATCTTATTGAAATTGCTTAAGAtactggttttttattttaatttaatttttttttttttgctttttaaggttgcacacatatgaggttcccaggctaggggtcaaatcggagctgtgtttactccccatgccacagccacagcaacctgggatctgagccgcatctttaccctataacacagctcaacgaaatgccggatccttagcccactgagtgaggccagaaatccaacctgaaaacttatggttcctagtcagattcgtttccactatgcctcaacaggaactccaggtactggtatgtttaaaattattgttttttcttttgtcttgtttattATCCACTTCACTCTTCATTGCTCAACTAGATCAGATATAAAGTATTTCTCATGCCTGTAGTAGCTTACTAAccaaatgacaataataatgttTACACAGGACTATCTGGTAGATGAAGATGCCAAATTATTCATCCTTATTCAAAAATTGTCTTGATGGCTTCAAACTTTCAGCATGTAAACTGAAGCACTGGCAGCTCTGGGGCCCCTCTGTAACTTTGATTTCATGATTTGATATCTTTGGGTCTAATATTTTcaattatgaaaataaagaattactTACTTTGAGGAGTTGCAGTAAGAACTCCTGTTAGATGTAGTTTCCAAAGTATGGCGTGTggcttttgtaaaatatatttgaatattctaATCTCCTTGTatattatagtatttttctttctaaagaaaggCTGTAATTTAAGGTAGTGGTTGGGGAAGTCTACCAGATAAGGATGTGGactgtatttctattttctgtgTTATTGCATCCTacgtttgtttctttttttttaaatagttatttccccaatacaattgtttttctactctactgcatggtggcccagttacacatacatgtatacattctattttcgcacattatcacgctccatgataagcgactagacatagttcccatgctacacagcaggatctcattgctaatccattccaaaggcaacagtttgtatctattaaccccaagctccccaaccaccccactccctccccctcccccctaacaaccacaagtctattctgtaagtccatgattttcttttctatgaaaagttcatttgtgccctatattagattccaggtataagtgatatcatgtgctatttgtctttctcttttggacttccttcactcaggatgagagtctctagttccatccatgttgctgcaaatggcattatttcattcctttttatggctgagtagtattccattgctcacacacacacacacacacacacacacacacacacacacacaccccttcctaatccaatcatctgctgatggacatttgggttgtttgaatgtcttggctattgtgaatagtgctgcaatgaacatgcaggtggatgtgtcctttttaaagaaggctttgtctggatatatgcccaagaatgggattgctgggtcatatggtagttctatgtagagatttctaaggtatctccatactgatctccatagtggttataccagcttacattctcacaagcagtgcaggaggattcccttttctccacaccctctccaggacttgttatttgtggacttattaatggtggccattctgactggtgtgaggtggtatctcgtggtagttttgatttgcatttctctaataatcagggatgttgagcatttcttcatgtgcttgacTACGTTTGTTTCTTACTTCATTCCTGTATAAGGAGAAGTGAAGTGTCAACCCCCATGCAGAACTAACAGAGATAAGCTTGTCATGGATGACAGATCAGAGTGGGTTGTAGGAAGATTTTACCCTGACAGTGCTACCTCCTCACCCAGGGGCTGACCATGTTCTTGTCCCACTAGGTACAGTTGGAGACTGGAAGAATCACCTGACTGTGGCACAAAATGAAAGATTTGACAGAATATTccaaaagaagatgaaagactTTCCCTTTAAGTTCATCCGGGATACAGATGAGGAGTACAATCAGTGCCAAAGAGTCATATAAAAAAATTCTACCAACCAGAGAGcgtatattaaatatacatattaatttgttcttatttaaatgttaattttatactTCATTAATAAAGAAAGTGAGGAAGTTGTGCTTATTAGTTTCTATTAGTGTttgatggacactgaaatttttcaattaaaatgattTGGGTGATAGTCTGCATTGATTGTA
The Sus scrofa isolate TJ Tabasco breed Duroc chromosome 1, Sscrofa11.1, whole genome shotgun sequence DNA segment above includes these coding regions:
- the LOC100521054 gene encoding amine sulfotransferase-like, with product MKIFVKIVSLLSLKIIYIYRNPKDVLISYFHFSNWLLTLEPSHDIEHFMEKFPDGRVFGSLWFDHIRGWYEHRHDFNILFMMYEEMKKDLRSSVLKISSFLEKELSEEDLDAVVKQAAFENMKLDLQANYDHIIKLKMKPRTKDGHFLR